Proteins from a single region of Juglans microcarpa x Juglans regia isolate MS1-56 chromosome 5S, Jm3101_v1.0, whole genome shotgun sequence:
- the LOC121268195 gene encoding probable pyruvate, phosphate dikinase regulatory protein, chloroplastic, with translation MIASSTLSLSSLRATPASSNQVPSEPDPEPRVRRLKGSGQLNRWSRARAIRSGRKLERPGNRAQLVEAKPPVRPRDGLSQDLFSVTGSVGDGEVEMRGAKSIYMVSDGTGWTVEHSVNAALGQFDHCLVDRGCPVNTHLFSGIDAVERLMEIVKQAAKEGAMLVYTLADPSMAESAKQACNMWGIPSTDILGPITEAIASHLGVSPSGLPRGAPGRSFPLSEEYFRRIEAIEFTIKQDDGALPQNLYKADIVLTGVSRTGKTPLSIYMAQKGYKVANVPIVMGVELPKGLFEVDPEKVFGLTINPLVLQTIRKARARSLGFSEETRSNYSEMEYVREELEVAGRIFAQNPVWPVIEVTGKAIEETAAVVLRLYHDRKHRCSMPRISKRY, from the exons ATGATAGCTTCATCGACCCTGAGTCTCTCGAGCTTGCGAGCCACACCTGCCTCATCCAACCAAGTCCCTTCCGAACCCGACCCCGAGCCACGAGTTCGGAGACTCAAGGGCAGCGGTCAGCTGAACCGGTGGTCCAGGGCCCGAGCTATAAGGTCCGGCCGCAAGTTGGAGCGGCCGGGCAATCGTGCCCAGTTGGTGGAAGCGAAGCCTCCGGTTCGACCGAGAGATGGCCTATCCCAAGACCTTTTTTCCGTTACCGGAAGTGTCGGAGACGGTGAAGTGGAGATGAGAGGGGCGAAATCGATATACATGGTTTCTGACGGGACTGGGTGGACGGTGGAGCATTCTGTCAACGCGGCGTTGGGGCAGTTTGACCACTGCTTGGTGGACCGGGGATGTCCTGTAAATACCCATTTGTTTTCTGGG ATTGATGCTGTTGAACGGTTAATGGAGATTGTAAAGCAAGCAGCCAAAGAAGGTGCAATGCTTGTGTACACTTTAGCTGATCCGTCAATGGCTGAATCTGCCAAGCAAGCCTGCAACATGTGGGGTATACCCTCCACAGACATACTTGGCCCAATCACAGAGGCAATTGCTTCTCATCTAGGTGTCTCACCATCTGGTCTCCCCCGTGGGGCTCCTGGCAGAAGTTTTCCCCTTTCCGAGGAATATTTCCGTCGGATTGAAGCAATTGAATTTACCATAAAGCAAGATGATGGGGCGCTACCCCAAAATCTGTACAAAGCTGACATTGTTCTTACTGGTGTGTCTCGCACTGGGAAGACACCATTATCAATTTATATGGCACAGAAAGGATACAAAGTGGCCAATGTGCCTATTGTAATGGGTGTAGAATTACCGAAAGGTCTGTTTGAGGTAGACCCAGAGAAGGTTTTTGGTTTGACAATAAATCCTTTAGTGTTGCAAACAATCAGGAAAGCAAGAGCTAGGAGTCTGGGCTTCAGTGAAGAAACAAGGAGTAACTATTCGGAGATGGAGTATGTTAGAGAGGAACTGGAAGTGGCTGGTAGGATTTTCGCACAAAACCCTGTCTGGCCAGTAATTG AAGTGACAGGAAAAGCAATAGAAGAAACGGCAGCGGTTGTTTTGAGGCTTTACCATGACAGAAAGCACAGGTGTTCAATGCCAAGAATCTCGAAACGCTACTAA
- the LOC121268198 gene encoding gibberellin 2-beta-dioxygenase 8-like — MDADPPFHKAYENLFDKTTKNIPQEDLLNKNDNKLFIVEECELPIIDLSRLNLSELEKEKCKAEIVRASKEWGFFQVVNHEISSKIWEKIRLEQQRMFKQPFDKKIKEDKYLKHSAGSYRWGTPSATNLSQLSWSEAFHIPLVDIYSSSGGFDSTLGTIVQQFVTAVSNLAQKLAEILAEKMGHESTFFQENCLPSTCYLRMNHYPPCPIALDDQVFGLTPHTDSDFLTILHQDQVGGLQLVKDGKWIAVKPNPEALIINIGDLFQAWSNGTYVSVKHRVVTNPVVERFSTAYFFCPAYDTVIQSCCEPAIYKEFSFREYRQQVQADVQKLGSKIGLARFLV, encoded by the exons ATGGACGCGGACCCACCATTTCACAAGGCCTACGAGAACCTCTTCGACAAAACTACCAAAAACATTCCGCAGGAGGACCTCCTCAATAAAAATGATAACAAGCTTTTCATCGTCGAGGAATGCGAGCTTCCTATTATCGATCTCAGCCGCTTGAACCTCAGTGAACTGGAGAAAGAGAAGTGTAAGGCAGAGATAGTGAGGGCTTCAAAAGAATGGGGTTTTTTTCAAGTTGTGAATCATGAAATTTCTAGTAAAATTTGGGAGAAGATAAGACTTGAGCAACAAAGGATGTTCAAACAACCATTCGATAAGAAGATCAAAGAGgacaaatacttaaaacattcAGCTGGAAGCTACCGTTGGGGCACACCTTCAGCAACAAATCTAAGCCAGTTATCATGGTCAGAAGCTTTTCACATTCCTTTGGTGGATATTTATAGCTCATCGGGTGGCTTCGACAGTACTCTCGG TACAATAGTGCAACAGTTTGTTACGGCAGTATCGAATTTGGCACAAAAACTAGCTGAGATCTTGGCTGAGAAAATGGGTCACGAGTCAACTTTCTTTCAAGAAAATTGTTTGCCAAGCACTTGCTATCTTCGAATGAATCACTACCCACCTTGCCCAATCGCTCTAGATGATCAGGTATTTGGTCTAACGCCACACACTGATAGTGACTTCCTCACAATATTGCATCAAGACCAGGTTGGTGGACTGCAATTGGTGAAAGATGGGAAATGGATTGCGGTTAAACCTAATCCAGAGGCTCTTATTATCAACATTGGAGACTTATTTCAG GCATGGAGCAACGGTACGTATGTGAGTGTAAAACACCGTGTGGTGACAAACCCAGTAGTAGAACGATTTTCCACTGCATATTTCTTTTGTCCAGCATATGACACTGTAATACAGAGTTGCTGTGAACCTGCAATCTACAAAGAGTTCAGCTTTAGGGAATATAGGCAGCAGGTCCAAGCGGATGTTCAAAAATTGGGTTCCAAAATAGGACTTGCTAGATTTCTTGTTTAA